A part of Paraliobacillus zengyii genomic DNA contains:
- the metA gene encoding homoserine O-acetyltransferase MetA, which translates to MPINVPKQLPARQILEKENIFLMDAERATTQDIRPMNILILNLMPEKEKTETQLLRLLSNTPLQVRVDFIHTASYESKNVHKSHLKQFYKTFTDVKANRYDGLIITGAPIEHLEFEQVRYWGELTEIMEWSKKNVTSVLHICWGAQAALYHHYGIKKERRPNKLSGIFNHELVVPTSKLVRGINDEFLAPHSRNTDIDLAKIDNHPELIALDSSNDAGPFLIVSKDEKHIMITGHIEYDAITLADEYLRDKNKGLDIHMPTGYFPENNPDKSPLNRWRSQAYLIFSNWLNYYVYQETPYTWK; encoded by the coding sequence ATGCCGATTAATGTACCTAAACAATTACCAGCAAGACAGATATTAGAAAAAGAGAATATCTTTTTAATGGATGCTGAACGGGCAACAACACAAGATATACGACCGATGAACATCCTCATTTTAAATCTAATGCCAGAAAAAGAAAAAACAGAAACACAATTATTACGTTTACTGAGTAATACACCACTACAAGTACGCGTTGATTTTATTCATACCGCAAGCTACGAATCAAAAAATGTGCATAAATCACATTTAAAACAGTTTTACAAGACGTTTACTGATGTTAAAGCTAATCGTTATGATGGTTTAATTATCACTGGTGCTCCAATTGAACATTTGGAATTTGAACAGGTTCGCTATTGGGGAGAGTTAACCGAGATTATGGAATGGTCTAAAAAGAATGTGACTTCTGTTTTACATATCTGTTGGGGTGCACAAGCAGCGCTTTATCATCATTATGGGATTAAGAAGGAAAGACGTCCAAATAAACTAAGTGGGATTTTTAACCATGAATTAGTCGTTCCTACTTCTAAACTAGTTCGCGGTATTAATGATGAGTTTTTAGCTCCACACTCGAGAAATACAGATATTGATTTAGCTAAAATTGATAATCATCCAGAGTTAATCGCATTAGATTCATCAAATGATGCAGGGCCTTTCTTAATTGTTTCAAAAGATGAGAAACATATTATGATCACTGGCCATATTGAATATGATGCAATCACACTTGCTGATGAATACCTTCGTGATAAGAATAAAGGATTAGACATTCATATGCCTACTGGATATTTCCCGGAAAATAACCCAGATAAATCTCCTTTAAACCGCTGGCGTTCACAAGCCTATTTGATTTTCTCGAACTGGCTTAATTACTACGTTTATCAAGAAACACCCTATACATGGAAATGA
- a CDS encoding Cof-type HAD-IIB family hydrolase produces the protein MTEKSVIFFDIDGTLLDHDKKLPVSAKEAVFELKKQGHIVAIATGRAPFMYADLREELEIDTYVSYNGQYVVVNGEVVYGQPLDVPSLVELTAVGLTNDHPIVYMDEVDMKANVPTHEHIVESIASLKIDYLPSHDPDYYKERNIYQSLFFCTEGEEEQYRAKFPAFDFVRWHPVAVDVLPKGGSKANGIKQAMKAIGIAKENQYAFGDGLNDLEMLASITNSVAMGNAKEEVKAVSKYVTKDVDQDGIVHGLKLVGLIKK, from the coding sequence ATGACTGAAAAAAGTGTAATATTTTTTGATATAGATGGGACTTTATTAGATCATGATAAAAAGTTACCTGTCTCAGCAAAGGAAGCTGTATTCGAATTGAAAAAACAAGGACATATTGTAGCCATCGCAACAGGACGCGCTCCATTTATGTATGCTGATCTACGTGAAGAATTAGAAATTGATACATACGTTAGTTATAACGGACAATATGTTGTGGTCAACGGTGAGGTCGTTTATGGTCAACCATTAGACGTTCCTTCATTGGTTGAACTGACCGCAGTAGGCTTAACAAATGATCATCCAATTGTATATATGGATGAGGTGGATATGAAAGCCAATGTACCAACACATGAACATATTGTAGAAAGTATTGCTTCATTAAAAATTGACTATTTACCGTCACATGATCCAGATTATTATAAAGAACGTAACATTTATCAATCATTATTCTTTTGTACAGAAGGAGAAGAGGAACAGTACCGCGCAAAATTTCCAGCATTCGATTTTGTAAGATGGCACCCAGTTGCAGTTGATGTTTTGCCAAAAGGTGGTTCAAAAGCAAACGGCATTAAACAGGCAATGAAAGCGATCGGTATTGCAAAAGAGAATCAATACGCATTTGGAGACGGACTGAATGATTTAGAAATGCTCGCTTCAATAACGAATAGTGTTGCAATGGGAAATGCTAAAGAGGAAGTGAAGGCAGTCTCTAAATATGTAACGAAAGATGTCGATCAAGATGGAATTGTGCATGGTTTGAAACTAGTAGGGTTAATAAAAAAATAA
- a CDS encoding YjzC family protein: MGQNHQFNPGQKAPNNGIYVEIGETGSMVADPKSVRLEAGQSFPETSNQDRKWMPKRKP; encoded by the coding sequence ATGGGACAAAACCATCAATTCAATCCTGGTCAGAAAGCACCGAATAATGGCATTTACGTTGAAATTGGTGAAACAGGTAGCATGGTAGCAGATCCAAAATCAGTAAGACTAGAAGCTGGACAATCTTTCCCCGAAACATCTAATCAAGATAGAAAATGGATGCCAAAACGAAAACCATAA
- a CDS encoding LacI family DNA-binding transcriptional regulator — MTNIRDIAKMAKVSVTTVSRVLNQHPYVSAQKREAVLDAVKASNYRKNINAVHLSKGKTFLIGVVLPYTDHPYFGMLLKGIANQALEANYKLVLIQTSYQKSKEKEALIMLEQKQIDGLIICSRISEWDTIKRYLVYGPIILAENASEKQISATYIDHYQSFYEAIDYLFVNGHRQIGYCINRKTGVSSEQREKAYQTFLKSNALPYNNTYIFEGCLNFEDGEKVVQQWKQMKDPPSALVVTNDQVAAGIIICCQNEGIIVPKDLAIVGFDNQPIAKYLGITTMEIPLVDMGKQLFLQAIDTASISQHKVSVHLIERSTV; from the coding sequence ATGACGAATATTAGAGATATTGCTAAAATGGCTAAGGTTTCTGTTACAACTGTTTCGCGAGTCTTGAATCAACATCCTTATGTAAGTGCGCAAAAACGGGAAGCTGTTTTGGACGCTGTTAAAGCGAGCAATTATCGTAAGAATATTAATGCGGTTCATTTGAGTAAAGGGAAGACTTTCTTAATTGGTGTTGTATTACCTTATACAGATCATCCTTATTTTGGCATGTTGTTAAAAGGCATTGCGAATCAAGCTTTAGAGGCCAATTATAAGTTAGTATTGATTCAAACAAGTTATCAAAAAAGTAAGGAAAAAGAAGCATTAATTATGTTAGAACAAAAACAAATTGATGGATTAATTATTTGTTCCAGAATTAGTGAATGGGATACAATCAAGCGATATCTCGTATACGGACCAATTATATTAGCAGAAAATGCTAGTGAGAAACAAATTTCCGCTACCTATATTGATCATTACCAGTCTTTTTATGAAGCAATTGACTACTTGTTTGTCAATGGGCATCGCCAAATAGGTTATTGTATCAACCGTAAAACAGGAGTTAGCAGTGAACAACGTGAAAAAGCTTATCAAACATTTTTAAAAAGCAATGCCTTACCTTATAACAATACCTATATTTTTGAAGGTTGCTTGAACTTTGAAGATGGCGAGAAAGTTGTCCAACAATGGAAACAAATGAAGGATCCACCTTCCGCTTTAGTTGTAACAAATGATCAAGTTGCTGCTGGAATTATAATATGTTGTCAAAACGAGGGGATAATAGTGCCAAAGGATTTAGCCATTGTTGGATTTGATAATCAACCAATAGCAAAGTACCTCGGGATAACAACAATGGAAATTCCATTAGTTGATATGGGTAAGCAATTATTTTTGCAAGCAATTGACACCGCGTCGATATCACAACACAAGGTTTCAGTCCATTTAATTGAAAGAAGTACAGTCTAG
- a CDS encoding YvrJ family protein translates to MQETWVSILTDVGFPIAVTFYLLHRIEGKLNTLIESILSLPANLK, encoded by the coding sequence ATGCAGGAAACATGGGTATCCATTCTAACAGATGTTGGCTTTCCTATTGCGGTTACGTTCTACTTATTACATCGCATTGAAGGGAAATTGAATACATTAATTGAATCCATCCTATCCTTACCAGCAAATTTAAAATAA
- a CDS encoding DUF2922 domain-containing protein has protein sequence MKTLELKFGNEQDKIVTVTLDNPIEPADPIAINAAMDSIIAQQAFYSSGGELTSKKSARIVERNVEEITL, from the coding sequence ATGAAGACACTTGAATTAAAATTCGGTAACGAACAAGATAAAATAGTAACCGTTACACTAGATAATCCAATTGAACCTGCAGATCCTATTGCAATCAATGCAGCAATGGATAGTATAATTGCCCAACAAGCTTTTTACTCATCTGGTGGTGAACTAACAAGTAAAAAAAGTGCACGTATTGTGGAACGTAATGTAGAAGAAATTACATTATAA
- a CDS encoding DUF1659 domain-containing protein: MAVSEKIDSRLQLLFEDGFDDDGNIVIKTKTFNNIKTVATADQLLTIAQVLVPLQTLTLQMVKRNDTELITVE; this comes from the coding sequence ATGGCCGTATCAGAAAAAATTGATTCTAGGTTACAACTATTGTTTGAAGATGGTTTTGATGATGATGGAAACATTGTAATTAAAACGAAGACATTTAATAACATCAAAACAGTCGCAACAGCAGACCAATTATTGACCATTGCGCAAGTACTAGTACCTTTACAAACATTAACATTACAAATGGTCAAACGTAATGACACAGAACTTATTACTGTTGAGTAG